The genomic stretch ATTTcctataaaacaacaaaaaataaggcACAGTCTACATTATATAGTGAAATGGTAGCAAGAAGAATGACAAACCTAAATTAGGggtaaatattcattttaatttttttggataaatactttcaaatacaattttaaaagaccCAATCAGCATTACAGATTCCAATTTAAATTCAACTTAATAAACACAATAAAGTATTtgagtagttttattttaaaattatatgacaCACTTGTTATTAACATATAAGGCATCAAGTGCCCTAAGAAAGAGCTCATAACCTTAGTAATTCCCCTTGAAAATATCAAAAAGCACATAATcaatgtcaaattatttttggtaagaaaagtaaaattaaaagcacGATGAGAACCACAGGGTACACACTGTAAATACACAATATGTAAtaattcatctttctttcttacatGACATTTGTTTGGAGCCTGGCTAGGAAGCCTGAAGATGGCAGTGAAAAAATAGAGAGAACTGTTCCTGAAACACAGGAGTGTTACCCAAACTTGAAACAAAGGAAGATACTCCCCATAGTCCCCTGAAATAAAATAACGATTCATggtaaaataatttccaaatatctCACACTCTTATGAGTCTGAAAttgagaagttaaaaataaatcaataaacatctgTGGGAGGCTGAACAACCAAAACAGGTTTATAATAATTATGGCATCTCATTCTGAGGCTGATTCCAAATTTTTCATTCATGAGTTGTGAAAgacttctcttctttttaatgtcAACAGTAAGGCATGCCAAATTcctataataaaattattctaacaATAACTTTGGGTATTAAAGTtgtataactataaaatatagtctGAATGCACATAGACTTGAGTGCACATAAATCTGCACACAAACATAAACCATGAGTACACTCAAGTGTAAGCCACAGATTCTTGAAATCAGTTTCATGTGTTTAAAATAACATCTTGCTTTTTACAGTGTCAATGTGTCAGTGCACTAGGCAGGCAAATTATTTCCCAAGACTTATAAAATTTGGAAGAAGATATTATAGAATATTATGAATCATAAAATGATATAGCTAAAAATCAGCAGGAAGACAATGCTATGTTAATTCTCTTTCTCAAGTACTCTTTTTACACTAGGAAAAGCCAGTGAGAGTTCATTATAATCTTCTCATCATAGTCAGTTTTTATGTCCAATTCTGGGAAAGGTTAAACCCATTACAGAGAACAGTAAGTATTGATAGTATTACATCTTGCTGTAATAGGTGAATCATTGGCAAAGGTTGTGAATCTTTTTTGTCAGACCACATATTTTTGATGGCATTAATTGCTGCGCTGCAATCTGACCTTCAGGTTGAAAAACCTTCTCCTAAGAGATATACatatagaacattttttaaaactttagacaATTAATCCAAGTAAAGTTTTGCATACACCCACCATTGCACATGTGAAAGATGAAGACCAAAATGTTCACATGCTCCTGCCTAGAATTTTTGCTTGTCagaaagaggttaaaaaaaaagtagagccATTGGGTCCAGGCTTTTAATTCTCAGTGTTTAACTAGCATGGTGCTCAGTCACTCATTTATCAGGATTAAGTCACCCCTTATTCTGGGGGACTGAGGTAAAGGCACACATAACTTTGGTAGCACAGTCTCTTTTCAGAAGTTGTACCTTGAAGGGCATGTCCCAGCACTAGTCCAATTGGGTCCCTAAAACAAATAAGTATGAGGGGGATGGACTCATATTTTAAGCAGACAGCAAAGCATTTGATATCAAGGCAAGTAACTTGATAGTACAGAATCAAGGGTTATAGCAGTCATGCGGGTAAAAGCAACCATGCCCTCCAAGAATTTCATGTTCCAAGCAGTCTTGTCTTCCTCTAAGCTATAAATCAACTATGCAGTGGGGAACATGAAGAAAAGCTGTTCTTTATATGAGGGTCCAGTACATCTTATTACGTGATCTGCTTTAAGAGCTCCCAATGGGTGGAAAGGACACATAGCACTACAAAGAAAACTCTTTGTAAACTCTACCACTAACAGTTTAAGGTGCTCTAAAAAGAACTGGCTTATAAAGGTATTAGGAGCCTTAAATCATCCATCAGCAGCATGTAGATCCCAGTAATAAAGGAGAAAGACAGGTTTCTTTCTGTAACTCACCCCATTGGTCCATACTGCTGAAAGATGAGCTGTCTTCTCATTGAGATTAGGAAGAATGACTCTGAGTTTAGATTTCTAAAACCACGTAAATAAGGTAAAGACCTAGAACCACTGAAAAACGTTTTTCTTCCCTAGGTCTAGCAATAAAAACTTTTATAGGTAACAACCAGCACCATGTTGAAGAGACAGATGGAAGGTCATAAATCTCCATGAAGGATGCAAGACCAACACCATAGCTATTGTATGCCCAATGTCTGTAGAATGTATCACCTGGTCTTGCCAAAGTACCTCTAGAGCCAAAAACACTCTTTGTCAAATTGGGAACAAGAGGAAATAAAGCACATGGCTTTTCTTTGCCTGTGTTACCATCATTTTAAATTCAAGTAATCTTCATATTGAATTCAGGCACTGCCAGGATGGATAAGGGCTACATAAACCAAATACCCAGTGAAAAGTCGATTAAGGTTAATATCTGAATAATGTCACCACAGCCCAAAAGGAGTCATTCAGATGATTTTCTAAATCATGTAATGTGTAATGGTTTGCCCTCAGATAAGCAGAACCTTAAAAGAGATGTGCTCTGTATGTTAGCAGATTTAAATAATGTTGAAATATGCATTTACTTACcacatttcaattttaaattttaaagaaaattatagagttctggggaaaagaaaggaaatgtattttGACTTGTTAGGTCTTTTCCTTCCCcgttgaatatttttttttccaaaatggcatttttcaaaatgttgccTCTAGATCACATCTATATTATTTTGTAGTCCTGCAAGATTAATTAAATGCTTCCATATGAAAAGCTTTATCATCAAGTAAAAAGACTTCCTAACACTTGATTCCCAAACTCCTCTTCCTTCATAAACTGAAAACTGATTCCACATTAATTGTTTAGTTTGTCATTTGGCTAATTAATCCTGTTTcaccaataaataaaaacaaaactcagttGATCTCATTTAGCTTCTAAGAATAAAcattagttttttctttaatgccttctctcttttttttaatgccttcTTTTTTTAACACACAGCTCAGACCTACTCACTCAGCAGATCGTTTCCTTCTTATCTCAACATCATCCAAAGTGGATCCTTAAGCAGGCTAGAGCTGGACTTAAAAACCTTCAGAATATAAAACTTATACCACTGGTAAGGCAGCCTCAACAAAAGTCATGAAATGAGAGTCCCAGTAAAACAAAGTTTGTTGAAAAAGCACAAGGAAACAGCAATGGAAAGCAAAAATCATGTTTATGTCATCtcaattctttcttttcagtAATCAGTATTGCTCTATAACATAAGGCAATTAACTACATCTAGCTACCTGATTCTcatataatttctcatttttacctAATAATTCTTTCATATACCCACTCTCTCTTTTTGCTATCTTCTGAGTCTACCTTTTTGTATTTCACCTCAACCCTTAGTCATATACAGCATACCGCACTCATCAAATCAATCTCTGACACCCATGAGAGCTCATTCACATAAATATCCTGATTCACACATTTTGCCAAAGTCACCCATGTATTCCACAGTTGTCCACAACACAAACTTCAGACATTTGAAATAGCCtttaaaaatctacaaagaaatcaCTTTCTTACTTCCTCATTCCTGCTCTCTCATACCAATTCCCAGCTCCTGTCCTCTTTAAGAATGACCCCCTGATCCTGTTAATACAATCATGGAAGTTACAACAACTCCTACAGCACAGGTTGCAAAAACCTCCAGCCAGAGTTGCAAGATGTAAGGTATTTCTGAGGCTCTATTTCCCATTGCTTTTCTGAACCGTCACCATAATGAGGCGGCATGTCACTGTGAACACCCAGTGCGTGTCTTGCACAGTGAGCACCTTGCTCATCATGCTGCTCTTAGAGAAGAGTTTGTGCTTTATGAGGCAAGAGTTCACAGTTACTGAATGACACCTAGACCACTGTGAGTGGGAGGTGAGTTCTGACGATGACTACAGTCCCCATTAAATCAGTGTAtttaatctttcctttttttttctgtcttgttttttttttggctttaggCTTAAGGACTGCTGCTACCATGAGGAAAGCGCTTGTTGCTTAGCCTAGAGCAAGTGATACAGTCTGCTAGGCACAGTCCCCAAAAGTCTAGCTGCAATTCTATTGGTGGTTTTCCCCAAACAGCAATAACAAGATGTCACCTGGAAGCACACCAGAGCCAATCATGACTCAGGCCTGCCTAGATGTTTAGATgtctggaaatatattttaaatgtttcacgCCTTGCCTCTTTGGTGTGAGAACCAGCGGACTTCAAGAGCACAGATAGCCAGTATGATGGcaaaatcacaaaatataaaatttatatcagTAACTAATttgacttcattttaaaaaagagcatGTGACCCTGGCTAATATCTGGCACTAACACTGTGGTTTAAATTCACATTGGTCTTACAATgatttacataattttcttttattagaaaGTTTATCCCAATGACTTAATTACCATTTTTGAATACAGGAATAATTTCAAACATAACATTTTTTACAATAAGAAAAGCCCAACATCCTCAAACTTCAAAATATTCAAACTAAAAGTTCCATATTTTAGTGTTTAGCCAAATTACAAGAACGATAATTTAGCAAGAAAATGGATAAGCACCTTTGAGAATAAAATGTAAGCCTTATTATTGATTAGTGCTTAGTTCTTTTTCACAAAATAGATTAGCAATTGATCCTACTGTGTGTAGGACCACCTAGTGTCCAAAGAATAACATCACATATCtgagtaaaagaaataatttgtatactgggtaattagaaatatttttctatcgAAGTAGAAGTTCTTGGCCATTACCGATTAATTAGCCTTCAGCTCTTCAGAAGGACAGGTGTGGCTGGTTGTGGTTTCTTATACATCTTACATGGCTTTTcttataaatagaaaacacatgGAGAACAAAAACACTCACTGGCTGTTGGTTTctgaaataaacttttcttgCCAGGCAAATAAATTGCACtgtgaatttttataaattaacttCTCTTTTCATATTATAAAGTGCCAAGGCAGACTCTCAAGATATTCACAACCAGAATTAACTCTGTACAGCGAGCGCATCTTCCTCTACCAAGGACAGTTCCAGAGTGTTTTCATTCGTGCTGGTTTTCATCCTGAAGTTGAAAGAACCATAGAGTTTTGCAGACTCTTTGGAAGAGGCAAATCTATTTCGACGATAGAGCTCCCCCTTCCACATGGACATCATTAGCAAGCAGGACAGGACGACACCCCCCAGCGTGAGGAGGCAGAGCCCCGCAATCACACAGCGGTCCAGGTGAGCCCCCAGCCTCGCACTCTCCTTCTCCAGACGCTCCATCTCCCGGGCTGCCACAGTGTTGGGGTCCACAGTCACTTCCCGTGGGACGATGTAAGAGATAATCACCAGCAGGATCCCGGTGACCAAGAACAAGATGGCGCTGATGAAACCATAGTCTATAGATTTCCCTGAAGACGTGGCTTCTGAACTTGCATCGTCCTCCTCTTCAGATATCAAAGATATGGCAGCCTCTTGGGGCCACTCATTTGGATTTTCCCAGCCAAGCTCCCCAGGGTGATTATGCCCTTTTGCTGATGGCGAGCTCCGGTTCTGCTGCTCCAAGTTGATGTTTTTGTCCACATAGGTAAAAGAAGTTTCTAATTCCTGGCTGCAGCAGTTACAGACTTTCCTTTCCGCTGTTATTTGGTTGTTCCCTGAGTGGAGAGGTCCTGGTGGAAAGGTGTCTGGCTGAAGAGTACTGTTTTGCAGAGAGGAGGAGGCGGATGCTGGAGAAGAACTAAGTTTAGACCCTTGCATCTCAGTTGCTCTTGGGGTTGATGCATACTGTCTCTGACAGCAGAGAGCAGCTCTCGTGGCTGCTGTATCTGCCTGGTCACCAGGCAGCCCTCTTGAACTCCAGTCCCTGGCATCCCAGAGGTCTGCCTGGTTGCTCTTCTTAGCAAGGTAGTGGAGCTCCATGAGAGCTAGTCAGACATCCCCCAGCAGCTTCCGGAAAGTCTGCCAATAGCAACAGAGTTAGATGAGAACCCAACAGAAGCTAAGGTTGTACTTCCAGGAGTGTTGCTCCTGGGGTCCCCATTTCCTTCACAGCTGCACCTGTTTAGCCCCTTTTTCACCTCAAACAGGCAAAAGAAGGGAGGGGATACCTAGTGGCAGGAAAGTGTGGAGAGGGCAAATGTTCTCACTTGTCATCGTGATTAACACTGAGAAACTTAGGTCAGGGTAGAAAGGCGCATGGAGGAAGTGGCAGTGTCTATTGAGAAATAATACTGCCATCACCAAGCCAAATTTATCCAAGGACTCACACATTCCTGCAAAAGGATTCCTCAAACGAGAAGGCAGGTTTCctgtaaaaagacaaataagaaaggCAAGAGCCCTTTTGAGCAGAGCTGCCGATTTTCTGGACGACTTGGGGAAGTATAGACTTCTTAATTCAATTAGACTGTAAGTGTTTACATTCTCCCCAGTTCAGAACAGATTCTAATACAGATTAGCTTTAGAGCATCACCATGAGTGAACGACTATACCCCATTATCAGCTGGGCAGGAACTCAGCATTTTGATTCTGTAGCTCTAAAGTAGATGAAAAAGGCCAGCTTAATCGGCCACCTCAGCTAACCTTTTACCTCATACATCCAATGACCCTCGTCACACAGCCCTGTATTTACAAGACCATATGCTGCTTATTCACTGTGCTTCTACTCAGCCCGATTCCCTCACTGCTCCATGAGGGAAGCATGTTCTGGACCCCAAAGCATATAGGCAACAGACCTTACTGCAATCCCTGCAAAATACAGTGGGCCAACCCACTCCTTCACACACACATCTGCCTGCTCCAGTTGCAGAACTCCTGTTCCCTGGGTCTGTGTTCCTCCCTCTCTGCATGCTTTGCTATCACACATGCACAAGAAATTGACCATTGGAATAGTTTTACAAACCCAATCTAGAagtgaactgaaaataaaagacaaactaTAAACCCACAGAGTAAGAGTTATGTGGAGGCAAATAGATGAGAAGCTATATTCAAGGTTACCTCTGGAATTTTATAAACATGTCACTCCTCACCCCCCACTGCATCAAGGGGCATTTCTGGGAGAGAACTTTGGTTTGAGCAGAAAACCATCTGCCTAtctttttctgcctctgccatgTTTCCAAGGAATAAAAATTCACCTTCCACGATCATTAAATATAGAGATTTTAACCAAAGGCTCCTTTTATTTTGCTTCCAAATCCAGGGTGATAATTGATTTAGTCAACGGCTTGAGGCTTCTTATGATTCAAAATCCACAGCTCCAAAGCTGGTAACAGAAGCACAGGCAAGGGTCACCTAAGGTCAACCTGGCAACTCAAAATATGGGAGAGGGAATCGACATGTTTTCTGCTACACATAAGagtttgtttaaaacaaaacaaaacaaaacagaaaacgtTTTTCTCCTGTTATCAGAGTTTCTCTACAGtgaaaacagcaaaaaacaacAGA from Rhinopithecus roxellana isolate Shanxi Qingling chromosome 9, ASM756505v1, whole genome shotgun sequence encodes the following:
- the TMEM74 gene encoding transmembrane protein 74, which gives rise to MELHYLAKKSNQADLWDARDWSSRGLPGDQADTAATRAALCCQRQYASTPRATEMQGSKLSSSPASASSSLQNSTLQPDTFPPGPLHSGNNQITAERKVCNCCSQELETSFTYVDKNINLEQQNRSSPSAKGHNHPGELGWENPNEWPQEAAISLISEEEDDASSEATSSGKSIDYGFISAILFLVTGILLVIISYIVPREVTVDPNTVAAREMERLEKESARLGAHLDRCVIAGLCLLTLGGVVLSCLLMMSMWKGELYRRNRFASSKESAKLYGSFNFRMKTSTNENTLELSLVEEDALAVQS